In Nocardia yunnanensis, one DNA window encodes the following:
- a CDS encoding alpha/beta hydrolase: MVEDLRATARRFSRRSLFATTGLLGLAAAGAAVSAGVNAAADTDAVQRTLNAHDVGQTVGGVAPVISTERVYSKSRGREVDLVTILPPGVPAENLPVSLLLHGLHGTARTAAVGNIAGLLAAAVTTRLSPAFGFVALDGGDNYWHDHGTGDDPMSMLVNEVPGWLAQRRLGGADGLPFAVTGTSMGGFGAFVYSRRRFEQGRPLSAVATMSPGLLTSWTEMAKRNAFINADQWAALDPLRNLDKLGPAPIGLWCGDRDRFIEGCRRFIATAHPEVGLITPGAHTDEYWSTVTPDVLRFLSRHVG; encoded by the coding sequence ATGGTCGAGGACTTACGGGCGACCGCGCGGAGATTCAGCCGGCGGTCCCTGTTCGCGACCACCGGACTGCTCGGACTCGCCGCCGCGGGCGCCGCGGTGAGCGCCGGCGTCAATGCGGCCGCGGACACCGATGCGGTGCAACGCACCCTGAACGCGCACGACGTGGGCCAGACCGTGGGCGGTGTCGCCCCGGTCATCAGCACCGAGCGCGTCTACTCGAAGTCGCGCGGCCGCGAGGTGGATCTGGTCACCATCCTGCCGCCGGGCGTGCCCGCCGAGAATCTGCCCGTCTCCCTGCTGCTGCACGGGCTGCACGGCACCGCCCGCACCGCCGCCGTCGGCAATATCGCGGGTTTGCTGGCCGCCGCGGTCACCACCCGGCTCTCGCCCGCCTTCGGTTTCGTGGCCCTCGATGGCGGCGACAACTACTGGCACGATCACGGCACCGGCGACGATCCAATGTCCATGCTGGTCAACGAGGTTCCGGGCTGGCTGGCCCAGCGTCGCCTGGGCGGCGCGGACGGGCTGCCGTTCGCCGTCACCGGCACATCGATGGGCGGCTTCGGCGCTTTCGTCTACTCGCGTCGCCGTTTCGAGCAGGGCCGCCCGCTCAGCGCGGTAGCCACCATGTCGCCGGGCCTGCTCACCTCGTGGACCGAAATGGCCAAGCGCAATGCCTTCATCAATGCCGACCAGTGGGCCGCCCTCGACCCGCTGCGCAATCTCGACAAGCTCGGCCCGGCCCCGATCGGCCTGTGGTGCGGGGACCGCGACCGGTTCATCGAGGGCTGCCGCCGCTTCATCGCCACCGCCCACCCCGAGGTCGGCCTGATCACGCCGGGCGCCCACACCGACGAGTACTGGAGCACCGTCACCCCCGACGTGCTGCGCTTTCTGTCCCGCCACGTCGGCTGA
- a CDS encoding PucR family transcriptional regulator produces the protein MAAPRHPAPTLGTQRLAAACQAEVPELTKRLMAAIATDNPEWTDYTAVPRADLRDGCRRYLTRILDLLGGLAPGPDGDDVAAAIGRRRAEQGVPLEAMLRTFRLGGQIVWEALLDKADDIGPSEVRQVGSVMWAVVDGLSSALVTSYRTTELERVRSDERRRHSLMEDLLAGRAHDATFAARAGRELNLPPNGAYLVVVARGENGPPLHMGAETALGVSGIRSVWHDRVDSTVGLVSLEHRESSAVLQQIRPLIRGRAGVSPTVPGLAGVDTGHGLAVLALETVAGDAPGLLISLDERYPEALLLRSPDLTDLLVTRTLGPVLELPVKERDILLRTLAVWLAENCSAANAAPKLHCHRNTVINRLQRITLLLGRPLEGQRSYVELSLALAALELPGAARD, from the coding sequence ATGGCGGCTCCCAGGCATCCGGCACCGACGCTCGGCACGCAGCGTCTGGCCGCCGCCTGCCAGGCCGAGGTGCCGGAGCTGACCAAGCGGCTGATGGCGGCCATCGCCACCGACAATCCGGAGTGGACCGACTACACCGCCGTCCCGCGCGCGGATCTGCGCGACGGGTGCCGCCGCTATCTGACGCGGATTCTGGATCTGCTGGGCGGCCTGGCCCCGGGCCCGGACGGCGACGATGTTGCCGCGGCCATCGGCCGGCGCCGCGCCGAGCAGGGCGTGCCGCTGGAAGCCATGCTGCGCACCTTCCGGCTGGGCGGGCAGATCGTGTGGGAAGCGCTGCTGGACAAGGCCGATGACATCGGCCCGAGCGAGGTCCGGCAGGTGGGTTCGGTGATGTGGGCGGTGGTCGACGGCCTGTCCTCGGCGCTGGTCACCTCCTACCGCACCACCGAGCTCGAGCGGGTGCGCAGCGACGAGCGCCGCCGGCATTCGCTCATGGAGGATCTGCTGGCGGGCCGCGCCCACGACGCGACCTTCGCGGCGCGCGCCGGGCGGGAATTGAACCTGCCGCCGAACGGCGCGTATCTGGTGGTGGTCGCGCGCGGCGAGAACGGGCCGCCGCTGCACATGGGAGCCGAGACCGCGCTGGGCGTGTCGGGCATCCGGTCGGTGTGGCACGACCGGGTCGACTCCACGGTCGGGCTTGTGTCACTGGAGCACCGCGAGAGTTCCGCTGTGCTGCAACAGATTCGGCCGTTGATCCGGGGCCGCGCCGGGGTCTCCCCCACGGTGCCCGGGCTGGCCGGCGTCGACACCGGGCACGGGCTGGCGGTCCTCGCGCTGGAGACGGTCGCCGGCGACGCGCCGGGCCTGCTCATCTCGCTGGACGAGCGCTACCCGGAGGCGCTGCTGCTGCGCTCCCCCGATCTCACCGATCTGCTGGTGACCCGGACCCTGGGCCCGGTGCTGGAATTGCCGGTCAAGGAACGCGACATCCTGTTGCGGACGCTGGCCGTCTGGCTGGCCGAGAACTGCTCGGCGGCCAATGCCGCACCCAAGCTGCACTGCCATCGCAACACGGTCATCAACCGCTTGCAGCGCATCACCCTGCTGCTGGGCCGGCCGCTCGAAGGCCAGCGGTCCTATGTGGAACTTTCCCTCGCGCTGGCCGCGCTGGAACTGCCCGGCGCAGCGCGGGATTGA
- the glnA gene encoding type I glutamate--ammonia ligase: MAFSTADEVIKYIKEEEVEYVDVRFTDLPGVQQHFSIPAKAFTADLAEEGLAFDGSSVRGFQSIDESDMLLLPDFSTARIDPFRAAKTLNLNFFVHDPFTREAYSRDPRNIARKAEEYLRSTGIADTAYFGAEAEFYIFDSISYESGMNGAFYEIDSISGSWNTGKPFNADGTPNRGYKVRNKGGYFPVAPYDHYVDLRDKISTNLQNAGFELERGHHEVGTAGQAEINYRFNTLLGAADDLQLFKYIVKNTAWAEGKTVTFMPKPLFGDNGSGMHAHQSLWKDGKPLFHDEAGYAGLSDLARHYIGGILHHAPSLLAFTNPTVNSYHRLVPGYEAPINLVYSQRNRSAAVRIPVTGSNPKAKRIEFRAPDSSGNPYLAFAAMLMAGIDGIKRKIEPLAPVDKDLYELPPEEAKNIPQAPTSLASVIDKLEEDHDYLTEGGVFTEDLIETWIDIKRTQEIAPVNLRPHPYEFELYFDV, translated from the coding sequence GTGGCGTTCAGCACGGCCGACGAGGTCATCAAGTACATCAAGGAGGAGGAGGTCGAATACGTCGATGTTCGCTTCACCGACCTCCCCGGTGTGCAGCAGCACTTCTCGATCCCGGCGAAGGCGTTCACCGCTGATCTCGCCGAAGAGGGTCTGGCGTTCGACGGCTCGTCCGTTCGCGGCTTCCAGTCCATCGACGAGTCGGACATGCTGCTGCTGCCCGATTTCAGCACCGCTCGGATCGATCCCTTCCGTGCCGCGAAGACGCTGAACCTGAACTTCTTCGTGCACGACCCGTTCACCCGCGAGGCCTACTCCCGCGACCCGCGCAACATCGCGCGCAAGGCGGAGGAGTACCTGCGTTCGACCGGCATCGCCGACACCGCCTACTTCGGTGCCGAGGCCGAGTTCTACATCTTCGACTCGATCTCCTACGAGTCGGGCATGAACGGCGCGTTCTACGAGATCGATTCGATCTCCGGTTCCTGGAACACCGGCAAGCCCTTCAACGCCGACGGCACCCCGAACCGTGGCTACAAGGTGCGCAACAAGGGTGGCTACTTCCCGGTCGCGCCGTACGACCACTACGTCGACCTGCGCGACAAGATCTCCACCAACCTGCAGAACGCGGGCTTCGAGCTGGAGCGCGGCCACCACGAGGTCGGCACCGCCGGTCAGGCCGAGATCAACTACCGCTTCAACACCCTGCTGGGCGCCGCTGACGACCTGCAGCTGTTCAAGTACATCGTCAAGAACACCGCCTGGGCCGAGGGCAAGACCGTCACCTTCATGCCGAAGCCGCTGTTCGGCGACAACGGCTCGGGTATGCACGCCCACCAGTCGCTGTGGAAGGACGGCAAGCCGCTGTTCCACGACGAGGCCGGCTACGCGGGCCTGTCGGATCTGGCGCGCCACTACATCGGCGGCATCCTGCACCACGCCCCGTCGCTGCTGGCGTTCACCAACCCGACCGTGAACTCCTACCACCGTCTGGTGCCGGGCTACGAGGCCCCCATCAACCTGGTGTACTCGCAGCGCAACCGCTCCGCGGCCGTGCGTATCCCGGTGACCGGTTCCAACCCGAAGGCCAAGCGCATCGAGTTCCGCGCGCCGGACTCCTCGGGCAACCCGTACCTGGCGTTCGCCGCCATGCTGATGGCCGGCATCGACGGCATCAAGCGCAAGATCGAGCCGCTGGCTCCGGTCGACAAGGACCTCTACGAGCTGCCGCCCGAGGAGGCCAAGAACATCCCGCAGGCCCCCACCTCGCTGGCGTCGGTCATCGACAAGCTCGAGGAAGACCACGACTACCTCACCGAGGGCGGCGTGTTCACCGAGGACCTGATCGAGACCTGGATCGACATCAAGCGCACCCAGGAGATCGCCCCGGTCAACCTGCGCCCGCACCCCTACGAGTTCGAGCTGTACTTCGACGTGTAA
- a CDS encoding DUF6510 family protein codes for MSTPYTYAAATPGDHYLDGNALAGLLSQFLPGDPTLHECRCPACGSTEPLARALVYLNCPGTVIRCCHCTAVILQLTTTPTATYLTFPAHTTLRLPPDR; via the coding sequence ATGTCGACCCCCTACACCTACGCCGCGGCAACCCCCGGCGACCACTACCTCGACGGCAACGCCCTCGCCGGGTTGCTGTCGCAATTCCTCCCCGGCGACCCCACCCTCCACGAATGCCGCTGCCCCGCCTGCGGTTCCACCGAACCGCTGGCCCGAGCCCTGGTCTATCTGAACTGCCCCGGCACAGTAATCCGCTGCTGCCACTGCACCGCGGTAATCCTCCAACTCACCACCACCCCCACCGCCACGTACCTCACCTTCCCCGCCCACACCACCCTCCGCCTCCCACCCGACCGCTGA
- the pdhA gene encoding pyruvate dehydrogenase (acetyl-transferring) E1 component subunit alpha: MTTTTAAAPRKSARKAAKAEDVANLEKGAAENLLGGADFGGADANDLIELYTDMLFIRRFEERTAQGYQQAKIGGYCHLNLGEEATVVGVGKAMRPTDYLFTNYREHGYALAKGIEPGRVMAELYGRSTGTSKGWGGSMHMYDTATRLLGGYAIVGGQVPLAIGAALAIDYRGGGDVVVCQMGEGTTNIGAFHESLNIAALWHLPVVFLVINNQTGMGTTVEKSSAEPDLWKRAASYRMRGERVDGTDVLAVREVASDLIETARREGKPALLEAVSYRLKGHSVVDPAKYRAEDAVSAAVAHDPIVLWHNRLVEAGVLSEETAAALEADVKARVLEAVEFADSSPHPDPATLFDYNYATPVAGDSRRLPGDPLFTA; encoded by the coding sequence GTGACCACCACCACCGCCGCCGCGCCGCGCAAGTCGGCGCGCAAGGCCGCCAAGGCCGAAGACGTAGCCAACCTCGAGAAAGGCGCCGCCGAAAACCTGCTCGGTGGAGCGGATTTCGGCGGCGCGGACGCCAACGACCTGATCGAGCTGTACACCGACATGCTCTTCATCCGTCGCTTCGAGGAGCGCACGGCCCAGGGCTACCAGCAGGCCAAGATCGGCGGCTACTGCCACCTGAATCTGGGTGAGGAGGCCACCGTCGTCGGCGTCGGAAAGGCCATGCGCCCCACCGACTACCTGTTCACCAACTACCGCGAGCACGGGTACGCGCTGGCCAAGGGCATCGAGCCCGGCCGCGTCATGGCCGAGCTGTACGGCCGCTCCACCGGCACCTCCAAGGGCTGGGGCGGTTCGATGCACATGTACGACACCGCGACCCGCCTGCTCGGCGGTTACGCCATTGTCGGCGGCCAGGTTCCGCTCGCCATCGGCGCGGCGCTGGCCATCGACTACCGCGGCGGCGGCGACGTCGTGGTGTGCCAGATGGGCGAGGGCACCACCAATATCGGCGCGTTCCACGAGTCGCTCAATATCGCGGCGCTGTGGCATCTGCCCGTCGTGTTCCTGGTGATCAACAATCAGACCGGCATGGGCACCACCGTCGAGAAGTCCTCGGCCGAACCGGATCTGTGGAAGCGCGCCGCCTCCTACCGCATGCGCGGTGAGCGCGTGGACGGCACCGACGTGCTGGCGGTGCGCGAGGTCGCCTCCGACCTGATCGAGACCGCCCGCCGCGAGGGCAAGCCCGCCCTGCTCGAGGCCGTCTCCTACCGGCTCAAGGGCCACTCGGTCGTCGACCCGGCCAAGTACCGCGCCGAGGACGCCGTCTCCGCCGCCGTCGCGCACGACCCGATCGTGCTGTGGCACAACCGTCTTGTCGAGGCGGGCGTGCTGAGCGAGGAGACCGCCGCCGCCCTCGAGGCCGACGTGAAGGCCCGCGTCCTGGAGGCCGTCGAGTTCGCCGACTCGTCCCCGCACCCGGACCCGGCCACCCTGTTCGATTACAACTACGCGACCCCGGTCGCGGGCGATTCCCGTCGCCTGCCCGGTGATCCGCTCTTCACCGCCTAG
- a CDS encoding TY-Chap domain-containing protein: protein MTSDWDAFVSALAGCLAKLPSRATLILAATGNRYVQIQQFDIKLSVELTGNHYLAEPISAAAAKRLQDIGWTSPDPNHDIENWRRFLLWPIARGGLEELARAVAIGLHEVLGVPTPDDLRATGWSDPSHDLDLSALGLRARRPTA, encoded by the coding sequence GTGACGAGCGACTGGGACGCGTTCGTTTCCGCACTGGCCGGATGCCTTGCGAAACTGCCCTCCCGCGCGACACTCATCCTCGCCGCCACCGGAAATCGCTACGTCCAGATCCAGCAGTTCGACATCAAACTCTCCGTCGAACTCACCGGCAATCACTATCTCGCCGAACCCATTTCGGCCGCCGCCGCCAAACGATTACAAGATATCGGCTGGACCTCCCCGGACCCGAACCACGATATCGAGAACTGGCGGCGCTTCCTACTCTGGCCGATCGCCCGCGGCGGACTGGAAGAACTGGCCCGCGCGGTGGCGATCGGCTTACACGAAGTCCTCGGCGTCCCCACCCCCGACGACCTCCGCGCCACCGGCTGGTCGGACCCCTCCCACGATCTCGACCTCTCCGCGCTCGGCCTGCGCGCCCGCCGCCCCACCGCCTGA
- the lpdA gene encoding dihydrolipoyl dehydrogenase: protein MPEFDLLVIGGGPGGYVAAIRAAQRGLNVGLVEKERPGGVCLNWGCIPTKAMLRSAEVFHTVAHAADFGIYADNLRFDYAAVRQRKDGIVKELTDGVAGLLKANGVTIIEGHARFTSATTVEVVEAGPSPIFEGGPRYAAAPTATAVRTVSAKDVIVATGSVPAVLPIPGADLPGVITSDGAFGLTEVPKRLVVIGGSAVGAEWANLFHEFGADVTVVEMQDRLVPLEDKEIGTALVRSFTKRGIAVLTGATVTAIAEAGNGLTVTVGGAKPQELPADVVLVGVGRRPNTAELGLDVAGIDTDARGFIPVDEHLRTGVEHVYAIGDVTGKALLAHVASHQGLVAADTIAGHAAHIDYNVIPAATFTHPEIASVGLTEDAAKAAGHDIVAAKFPFAALGRAKSFGDQEGFLKIVAGKQHGEVLGVHIIGPSASDLITEGALAISLEATLDELAETIHAHPTLGEIGMEAALVGLGLPVHVAPPRKR from the coding sequence GTGCCGGAATTCGATCTTCTGGTGATCGGCGGCGGCCCGGGCGGATATGTGGCCGCCATCCGCGCCGCTCAGCGGGGCCTGAACGTTGGCCTGGTGGAGAAGGAACGCCCGGGCGGGGTCTGCCTGAACTGGGGCTGCATCCCGACCAAGGCGATGCTGCGTTCGGCCGAGGTCTTCCACACCGTCGCGCATGCCGCCGACTTCGGCATCTACGCCGACAACCTGCGCTTCGACTACGCCGCGGTGCGGCAGCGCAAGGACGGCATCGTCAAGGAGCTGACCGATGGTGTCGCGGGCCTGCTGAAGGCCAATGGCGTCACGATCATCGAGGGCCACGCGCGGTTTACGAGCGCCACGACGGTGGAGGTCGTCGAGGCCGGTCCGTCGCCGATCTTCGAGGGCGGCCCGCGCTACGCCGCCGCCCCGACCGCCACCGCGGTCCGCACGGTCAGCGCCAAGGACGTCATCGTCGCGACCGGTTCGGTCCCGGCCGTCCTCCCGATCCCGGGCGCGGACCTGCCCGGCGTGATCACCTCCGACGGCGCGTTCGGCCTGACCGAGGTGCCCAAGCGACTGGTCGTCATCGGCGGCAGCGCGGTGGGCGCGGAGTGGGCCAACCTGTTCCACGAGTTCGGCGCGGATGTCACCGTGGTGGAGATGCAGGATCGCCTGGTTCCCTTGGAGGACAAGGAGATCGGCACCGCCCTGGTGCGCTCGTTCACCAAGCGCGGCATCGCCGTGCTGACCGGTGCGACCGTCACCGCGATCGCGGAGGCCGGCAACGGCCTGACCGTCACCGTGGGTGGCGCGAAGCCGCAGGAGCTGCCCGCCGATGTGGTGCTGGTCGGCGTCGGCCGCCGCCCCAACACCGCCGAGCTCGGCCTGGACGTCGCCGGAATCGACACCGACGCACGCGGTTTCATCCCGGTCGACGAGCACCTGCGCACCGGCGTCGAGCACGTCTACGCCATCGGCGACGTCACCGGCAAGGCGCTGCTCGCGCACGTCGCCTCGCATCAGGGTCTGGTCGCCGCCGACACCATCGCCGGCCATGCCGCCCACATCGACTACAACGTCATCCCGGCCGCGACCTTCACCCACCCGGAGATCGCCTCCGTCGGCCTGACCGAGGATGCCGCCAAGGCCGCCGGCCACGACATCGTCGCCGCCAAGTTCCCGTTCGCGGCGCTGGGCCGGGCCAAGTCCTTCGGCGATCAGGAGGGCTTCCTCAAGATCGTCGCCGGCAAGCAGCACGGCGAGGTGCTCGGCGTGCATATCATCGGCCCGTCGGCCAGCGATCTCATTACCGAAGGGGCCCTGGCGATCTCGCTGGAGGCGACCCTCGACGAGCTGGCCGAGACCATTCACGCCCACCCCACCCTCGGCGAGATCGGGATGGAGGCCGCCCTGGTCGGGCTGGGCCTGCCCGTTCACGTCGCGCCGCCCCGGAAGCGTTGA
- a CDS encoding ferredoxin reductase, translating to MRWQPAELVATRTESASARTLVLRVPGWPGHRPGQHLDVRLTAPDGYHAERSYSLAAPADGDHIEITVQRVRDGEVSGYLVDVFPVGAFLEVRGPVGGWFVWTPETGGAAVLIAGGSGIVPLAAMLRARRKAVTANPFRLLYSVRTPEDLLYADELAELRRAALTPAADPIGEVCYRGDPESDENIDLFLAYTRTAPPGDPRPPGRLTRTEIARLALPPSPAVACYVCGPTAFVEFAADALVSAGHAPAMIRTERFGPTGG from the coding sequence ATGCGCTGGCAGCCCGCCGAACTCGTCGCCACCCGCACCGAATCCGCATCGGCCCGCACCCTCGTCCTGCGCGTCCCCGGCTGGCCCGGCCACCGCCCCGGCCAGCACCTCGACGTCCGGCTGACCGCGCCCGACGGCTATCACGCGGAACGCAGCTATTCGCTGGCCGCGCCCGCGGACGGCGACCACATCGAGATCACCGTGCAGCGCGTCCGCGACGGCGAAGTATCCGGCTACCTCGTCGACGTCTTCCCGGTCGGCGCGTTCCTCGAGGTGCGCGGCCCGGTCGGCGGCTGGTTCGTCTGGACGCCCGAAACCGGGGGCGCGGCCGTGCTCATCGCGGGCGGCTCCGGCATCGTCCCGCTCGCCGCCATGCTGCGGGCCCGCCGAAAAGCCGTCACCGCCAACCCTTTCCGCCTCCTCTACTCCGTGCGCACCCCTGAGGACCTGCTCTACGCCGACGAACTGGCGGAACTGCGCCGCGCCGCCCTCACTCCGGCGGCGGACCCGATCGGCGAGGTCTGCTACCGCGGCGACCCCGAATCCGACGAGAACATCGACCTCTTCCTCGCCTACACCCGCACCGCCCCACCCGGCGACCCCCGCCCGCCGGGCCGCCTGACCCGCACCGAGATAGCCCGTCTCGCACTACCGCCCTCGCCCGCGGTCGCCTGCTACGTCTGCGGCCCCACCGCCTTCGTCGAATTCGCCGCCGACGCTTTGGTTTCCGCCGGCCACGCCCCCGCCATGATCCGCACCGAACGCTTCGGCCCGACCGGAGGGTGA
- a CDS encoding alpha-ketoacid dehydrogenase subunit beta produces the protein MTYREALRETLREEMQRDDDVFLIGEEIGVFEGSYKITAGLLEEFGEKRVRDTPIAEEGFVGAAIGAAMLGLRPVVEIMTINFSLLALDQIVNHAAKIYGMFGGQTSVPMVIRTPGGGGQQLGATHSQNIELYYAFVPGLKVVSPSTPADARALLKAAIEDDDPVLFLENLSLYNTKGEVPEDLPAAEIGKAAVTREGTDITLIGYSRMATVCTQVAEKLAAEGISAEVVDLRSLRPLDRETIVASAKKTGAVVIGEDDWLTYGIGAEVAASISDGAFDYLDAPVRRVAMAEVPLPYAKPLEKLALPSPDSLYKAALETLAAVGKRR, from the coding sequence ATGACCTACCGTGAAGCGCTGCGCGAGACCCTCCGCGAGGAGATGCAGCGCGACGACGATGTCTTCCTCATCGGAGAGGAGATCGGCGTTTTCGAAGGCTCGTACAAGATCACCGCCGGCCTGCTCGAGGAGTTCGGCGAGAAGCGGGTGCGCGACACCCCGATCGCCGAAGAGGGTTTCGTGGGCGCGGCCATCGGCGCCGCCATGCTGGGCCTGCGCCCGGTCGTCGAGATCATGACGATCAACTTCTCGCTGCTGGCGCTGGATCAGATCGTCAACCACGCGGCCAAGATCTACGGCATGTTCGGCGGTCAGACGTCGGTGCCGATGGTCATCCGCACCCCCGGCGGCGGCGGCCAGCAGCTCGGTGCGACGCACTCGCAGAACATCGAGCTGTACTACGCGTTCGTGCCCGGCCTCAAGGTCGTCTCGCCCAGCACGCCCGCCGATGCGCGGGCGCTGCTCAAGGCCGCCATCGAGGACGACGACCCGGTGCTGTTCCTCGAGAACCTCTCGCTCTACAACACCAAGGGCGAAGTGCCGGAGGATCTTCCGGCCGCCGAGATCGGCAAGGCCGCGGTCACCCGCGAGGGCACCGACATCACGCTGATCGGCTACTCGCGCATGGCCACCGTGTGCACCCAGGTCGCGGAAAAGCTTGCCGCCGAGGGCATCTCGGCCGAGGTGGTGGACCTGCGCAGCCTGCGTCCGCTGGACCGCGAGACCATTGTCGCCTCGGCCAAGAAGACCGGCGCCGTGGTGATCGGCGAGGACGACTGGCTGACCTACGGCATCGGCGCGGAGGTGGCGGCGTCGATCTCCGACGGCGCGTTCGACTACCTCGACGCCCCCGTGCGCCGCGTGGCGATGGCCGAGGTGCCGCTGCCCTACGCCAAGCCCCTGGAGAAGCTGGCGCTGCCGTCGCCGGATTCGCTGTACAAGGCCGCCCTCGAAACCCTTGCCGCCGTCGGCAAGCGCCGCTGA
- a CDS encoding RDD family protein produces the protein MARITGSWLSGPNAEPGDNPPGEYQGKELGLPQSGPGALAPFTRRVIAVLVDWFISMGLAAIIVRPNPEHIISKMTIPKGQQPPSHFEVITQALSTPTLLVWFVLGIAAVTLFGFTPGQYFLKIRVSRVDAEAPVGFVRALVRQLILLFVIPALFTDSDGRGMHDRATGTALVYSR, from the coding sequence ATGGCACGTATCACCGGCTCATGGCTGTCCGGACCGAACGCCGAACCCGGAGACAACCCGCCCGGTGAGTACCAGGGAAAGGAACTCGGGCTGCCGCAATCCGGTCCGGGCGCGCTGGCGCCGTTCACCCGGCGCGTGATCGCCGTGCTGGTCGACTGGTTCATCTCCATGGGCCTGGCCGCGATCATCGTGCGGCCCAATCCCGAGCACATCATCTCCAAGATGACGATCCCCAAAGGCCAGCAGCCACCCTCGCATTTCGAGGTGATCACCCAGGCGCTCTCGACGCCGACGCTGCTGGTCTGGTTCGTGCTCGGGATCGCGGCGGTCACGCTGTTCGGGTTCACGCCCGGGCAGTATTTCCTCAAGATCCGCGTGAGCCGCGTCGACGCCGAGGCGCCGGTCGGATTCGTGCGGGCGCTGGTGCGGCAGCTCATCCTGCTGTTCGTCATCCCCGCGCTGTTCACCGACTCCGACGGCCGCGGCATGCACGACCGCGCCACCGGCACCGCACTGGTCTACAGCCGCTGA
- a CDS encoding YwiC-like family protein encodes MSVPSAAPDRSKAVRKQLRLWLPNQHGAWAMLSAPFLVGMGLGRASWWHVPLGIAWLLGYMTAFHLEQYVRLRHIARNPKAPRRHVRPLVTFGAILIVIGAALAVAHPWLLLAAAAMAPFFAVNLWYAWRNDERALVNGLVAVFPACGMLVVSLHLGGGDLAAGWRPAVACLLYFAGTVFYVKTMIRERGNRDFYRISIGYHVVALAVAVWLRPLLAVAFAVYLARAVLLPGRALRPAKVGIIEMGCCALLMVLLLA; translated from the coding sequence GTGTCCGTTCCATCCGCCGCACCCGACCGGTCGAAGGCCGTGCGCAAACAATTGCGTTTGTGGCTGCCGAATCAGCATGGGGCGTGGGCGATGCTGTCGGCGCCGTTCCTGGTGGGGATGGGGTTGGGGCGGGCGTCGTGGTGGCATGTGCCGTTGGGGATCGCTTGGCTGCTGGGCTATATGACGGCCTTTCATCTGGAGCAGTATGTGCGGCTGCGTCATATCGCCCGCAATCCGAAGGCGCCGCGACGGCATGTGCGGCCGCTGGTGACCTTCGGCGCGATATTGATCGTGATCGGGGCGGCGCTGGCGGTCGCGCATCCGTGGCTGTTGCTCGCCGCCGCGGCGATGGCCCCGTTTTTCGCCGTGAACCTCTGGTACGCCTGGCGCAATGACGAGCGTGCTCTGGTCAATGGCCTGGTCGCGGTGTTCCCGGCCTGCGGAATGCTGGTGGTGTCACTGCATTTGGGCGGCGGCGATCTGGCGGCCGGCTGGCGGCCCGCCGTGGCCTGTCTGCTCTATTTCGCGGGCACCGTGTTCTATGTGAAAACGATGATCCGGGAGCGCGGCAATCGGGACTTCTATCGGATCTCGATCGGTTATCACGTGGTGGCGCTGGCCGTCGCGGTGTGGTTGCGGCCGCTGCTGGCGGTGGCGTTCGCGGTGTATCTGGCGCGGGCGGTGCTGCTGCCGGGCCGAGCGTTGCGGCCCGCCAAGGTGGGGATCATCGAGATGGGTTGCTGCGCACTGCTGATGGTGCTGTTGCTGGCCTGA
- a CDS encoding sulfite oxidase-like oxidoreductase — protein MTGFSPGFQGRPRPQSDRLPPGQYLVEDFPVLSAGPTPRVDLARWQFTITNETGRQYAWSWPQLMSLPQERPHVDIHCVTRWSKLDTRWQGVSLDSLLENVETQAEYALISSYGGYTTNLPLEDLMDGRAWIVHTYDGQDLHPEHGGPARLLVPHLYFWKSAKWVKGIRLLDQDELGFWEAAGYHAYGDPWREQRYQDD, from the coding sequence ATGACTGGCTTTTCGCCCGGGTTCCAGGGACGCCCCCGTCCCCAGAGTGACCGGCTACCGCCCGGCCAATATCTGGTCGAGGACTTCCCGGTGCTGTCGGCCGGGCCCACCCCGCGCGTGGATCTCGCGCGCTGGCAGTTCACCATCACCAACGAGACCGGCCGCCAATACGCCTGGAGCTGGCCGCAATTGATGTCGCTGCCGCAGGAACGCCCGCACGTGGACATCCACTGCGTCACCCGCTGGTCCAAACTCGACACCCGCTGGCAGGGCGTCTCCCTCGACAGCCTGCTCGAAAACGTCGAAACCCAAGCCGAATACGCGCTGATCTCCAGCTACGGCGGCTACACCACCAACCTCCCGCTCGAGGATCTGATGGACGGCCGCGCCTGGATCGTCCACACCTACGACGGTCAGGACCTGCATCCCGAGCACGGCGGCCCCGCCCGCCTGCTGGTCCCGCACCTGTACTTCTGGAAATCCGCCAAGTGGGTCAAGGGCATCCGGCTGCTCGATCAGGACGAACTCGGCTTCTGGGAGGCCGCCGGCTACCACGCTTACGGTGACCCCTGGCGCGAACAGCGCTACCAGGACGACTGA